In the genome of bacterium HR17, the window TGCTGCCGCCTTCATTACGCGTTGTGCAAGCGCACGGTGATTTGTGGACGAATGTGTTGGCGGGCTTGACGGCTATTCATCCTTCACCTGAAGACTTTGTTTTTCTTTGCGCCGCTGACATCCCGTTTGTGACCGCGACGGCACTGCAGCAGTTTTTGGAAATGGCGGAGGAAAGTGGTGCGGATTTGGTGTATTTGGCAGTGCCTGCCGACGCGGTCCGTCAATTTTGCGGGAACCGCGACATGCATCGCACCACGGTGCGCCTGAAAGACGGCGAATTTACTGGGGGCAATGTCTTGCTGGTGCGGGCGCAAATCGTTCCCCAAATAGACGGCTTAGCCCGCCGTGCCGTGCAGTTGCGCAAGCAGCCTTGGCGGTTGGGACAACTGGCTGGATGGCGCACGATATGGCGTTTCCTGATCGGATGTCTCTCGGTGTGTGATTTGGAAAGGCGAGCGGAAGAGTTGTTGGGGTGCCGTTGCAAAGCCATCATCGCGCCGCTACCTGAGTTAGCCTTTGATGTGGACAAACCCGCCGATTACGATTTAGCCCTACAGTTGCTTCCGCGATCCGCTAACGATTGAACCGTTGCATCGCCGCTTCTATGCCTTCGGTCAGCCACACTTCAACGGCATCCGCCGCCCGAACGACGGCGTCGGCGATGACGGGTCGTTCCTCAGGCGCGAAAGGCGAAAGGACAAACTCCACCAAGTCCACGCCAGGCGGAGGCGCCCCGATACCGACCCGCAGGCGTGGAACGGCGTCGGTGCCCAACGCTTGCAAGACGGACCGCAGCCCCTTATGCCCCCCGTCACTGCCTTTTGGGCGCAACCGCAGTTTGCCCAACGGCAACGCTGCGTCGTCCAAGATGACGAGCAGTTGGTCCAACGGGAGCGCTAACCGGTGCACCGCCGCTTGCACGGAGCGCCCGCTCAGGTTGACGAAAGTGAGCGGCTTCAGCAACCCGACCCGTCGCCCGTTGACAACGGCGATAGCCCACAGTCCGTGGAAGCGAGCGCCCCAGCGGGTTACACCCCATCGGCGCGCCAACTCGTCCACGACACTGAACCCAACGTTGTGTCGCGTGTCGGCGTATTCTGGACCCGGGTTACCAATGCCGACGACCAAGCGTTCTACCCATTCGTCACAGCGGTTCCACAACAACGACAAAAATCACCCCGCGGCGGGCACCGGCACAGCGGTGCCAAAAGATTGTCGCCTGTCCGTTGTTCGCCATTAGTTTGCAGCGGTGACGCCGGCAGGTTCAGCGACGGGTGCCGCTACCGGTGCAGGGACAAAAAAGTCCACATGCAGCAAGGTCAACTGCAGCGGGTGGCGCTGCACTTCTCGGATGACCGCGGTGTATTCGGTGACCTCGCCGGACTC includes:
- the mobA gene encoding Molybdenum cofactor guanylyltransferase, producing MAVAHSVIHALVLAGGHAPWRNTPKALLPINDRPLLTRTVEALTQVPQVATVTVVAPAECAPLLPPSLRVVQAHGDLWTNVLAGLTAIHPSPEDFVFLCAADIPFVTATALQQFLEMAEESGADLVYLAVPADAVRQFCGNRDMHRTTVRLKDGEFTGGNVLLVRAQIVPQIDGLARRAVQLRKQPWRLGQLAGWRTIWRFLIGCLSVCDLERRAEELLGCRCKAIIAPLPELAFDVDKPADYDLALQLLPRSAND
- the pth gene encoding Peptidyl-tRNA hydrolase; amino-acid sequence: MLWNRCDEWVERLVVGIGNPGPEYADTRHNVGFSVVDELARRWGVTRWGARFHGLWAIAVVNGRRVGLLKPLTFVNLSGRSVQAAVHRLALPLDQLLVILDDAALPLGKLRLRPKGSDGGHKGLRSVLQALGTDAVPRLRVGIGAPPPGVDLVEFVLSPFAPEERPVIADAVVRAADAVEVWLTEGIEAAMQRFNR